The genomic segment caggaatccagttctcaccctcctgcaaatttgcagtgaagtgataatgagcagggaaggagatcaaagccatgacggagcaaaggggcctccgctgggagctctgccgttggcagaagagacattgcaagccatagcttcctctacggggtaccccaagccggacggcgtgacccagaggattcccagagggggaagaggcgttccggcggcggcagaaaccagttggggatctggaggaagcatgccggagaccgtggccctgtggttatccatcctggaaactcatttatccaggctgtcggataccgtggggagaatagtgccaatattggaagagaatctccaaaaagagcacatccgatatggcgccgagagagagccaagcaaaggaggcgattggagccagaggggacagcgagcttcaacgcagagtcccgcggcggtaagggacgagggagacgaggaatattggcaggagctggagttcagagacagaatggcacgcgaagtggagcgccagcgagctctgggaactctgaggccgccatctccaacagagctcccaaccccccggatgggcgtcggggtggaaagaccactggggccagggatcgggtccagtggattagcagacgaaggcggagaggagcaggagatccaggaagaggaggaggatgtgcagtacgacggggaaaggcgagatgcgggggctacagcgaggccagtatgcggatggggggaagggccgacagcggcggcaggatttcgggagccgcgcagaatgaccaccggagtggggcgcggcgtgatccaaggaaacccgatgcaacccttccccatgcctcccagacagcatcaacgggccgctgaatggatgccaagaagggaagatctcaagctagaatacggaggggaatcagccaaactgaacttttttctaattagcatcaggggatacatggaagacaatgcacacacattcccctccgaagcaagcagggttcgggccatcggcaacacactaaagagaggagcggccagctggtatgtgcaactacatgccagacaggacccatgcctgaggtcagtgccccgcttcctcgccgcactggaaa from the Anolis carolinensis isolate JA03-04 chromosome 5, rAnoCar3.1.pri, whole genome shotgun sequence genome contains:
- the LOC134299394 gene encoding uncharacterized protein LOC134299394, which encodes MSREGDQSHDGAKGPPLGALPLAEETLQAIASSTGYPKPDGVTQRIPRGGRGVPAAAETSWGSGGSMPETVALWLSILETHLSRLSDTVGRIVPILEENLQKEHIRYGAEREPSKGGDWSQRGQRASTQSPAAVRDEGDEEYWQELEFRDRMAREVERQRALGTLRPPSPTELPTPRMGVGVERPLGPGIGSSGLADEGGEEQEIQEEEEDVQYDGERRDAGATARPVCGWGEGPTAAAGFREPRRMTTGVGRGVIQGNPMQPFPMPPRQHQRAAEWMPRREDLKLEYGGESAKLNFFLISIRGYMEDNAHTFPSEASRVRAIGNTLKRGAASWYVQLHARQDPCLRSVPRFLAALENRFRDRLEQLRARDQLRGIKQRDKTVPEYAEEFLHLAERVPEWSEVTKVELFKEGLRPEIFSWAAHRDDPETLQGWIQLAGRVESTLAQVKRFRSSGGQQRPVARGRGETRKQERPGGRPGIPSRGDDNKPKPGCFVCGKTGHRAAECWARKGEPPKPSKPKPATGRRAEEEVRAPESSEKLACDERRTEEEDEEKEGTMSWNPVTGLW